One genomic window of Eggerthella timonensis includes the following:
- a CDS encoding exopolyphosphatase: MPNYAVVDLGSNSIRLVVYDVKDAHKRTYTSKDFKSLINDKVMAGLSAYVVNGTFTQDGIDRAISVLRGHAKRARYFNCEKMEVFATAVIRNASNCEEAVAAIEEGAELPISLLSAQDEAHLGFVGATCDRSVERGTLVDIGGGSTELTRIDHGRDFDNASIGQGSLSSFAQHVRAILPTPGEMDAIAAAFRQRFAALPRPDAYRSEALFGIGGSVRAAAKMHAQATGALARPKTMTKREIHAILEWCRTDPDTFAHTALKASAERVHTLVPGCIILLELFDACGADRLEVCKYGVREGYLIDRMLR; encoded by the coding sequence ATGCCCAACTATGCGGTGGTCGACCTCGGGTCGAACTCGATACGCCTCGTCGTGTACGACGTGAAGGACGCGCACAAGCGCACGTACACGAGCAAGGACTTCAAGAGCCTCATCAACGACAAGGTGATGGCGGGCTTGTCGGCCTACGTCGTGAACGGCACGTTCACCCAGGACGGCATCGACCGCGCCATCAGCGTGCTGCGCGGCCACGCGAAGCGCGCGCGGTACTTCAACTGCGAGAAGATGGAGGTGTTCGCCACCGCCGTCATCCGCAACGCCTCGAACTGCGAAGAAGCGGTCGCGGCCATCGAGGAGGGCGCCGAGCTGCCCATCTCGCTGCTGTCGGCGCAGGACGAGGCGCACCTGGGCTTCGTCGGCGCCACGTGCGACCGTTCGGTCGAGCGCGGCACGCTCGTCGACATCGGCGGCGGCTCCACCGAGCTCACGCGCATCGATCACGGCCGCGACTTCGACAACGCGAGCATCGGGCAGGGCTCGCTCTCGTCGTTCGCCCAGCACGTGCGCGCCATCCTGCCCACCCCCGGCGAGATGGACGCCATCGCCGCCGCGTTCCGACAGCGCTTCGCCGCGCTGCCGCGCCCGGACGCGTACCGCTCGGAGGCGCTGTTCGGCATCGGCGGCAGCGTGCGAGCGGCCGCCAAAATGCACGCTCAAGCCACCGGCGCCCTCGCCCGTCCGAAAACCATGACGAAACGGGAAATTCATGCGATACTGGAATGGTGCCGCACCGATCCCGACACGTTCGCGCACACCGCGCTCAAGGCCTCGGCCGAGCGCGTGCACACGCTCGTGCCGGGCTGCATCATTCTTCTGGAGCTGTTCGACGCATGCGGAGCCGATCGCCTCGAGGTATGCAAATACGGCGTACGCGAGGGATACCTGATCGACCGCATGCTGCGGTAG
- a CDS encoding polyphosphate--AMP phosphotransferase has product MLETVDFSLEPLSKDVYKARRDELMERLVVLQQRARVQGVGLVVLFEGWNGAGKGSRISDLMYHLDARATSVYVTENLDVKAARSFAGGAHGVTGFYPVMQEFWKGLGQRGTISFFDRGWYTAAVQHMLYTEFGKLSLKSSKRKDQKAVAAAMAEARDERHIDVLRRYLTSASDFERQLADDGYLVVKFFVHVTKEAQKKRLTRLHDDPATRWRVGEDKLATIGNYEEAYRLYDNLLKGSDFSFAPWNLVNGEDKRRANIQIAETLVDALTGALDAAPDAEAAAAAAKAQANSAGALDEAPLFGRTPEEEARVREEAERAAADAAARAPRVSRFRQVDDPPRLERIDHALVLDPGEYKVQLKAEQERLNKLEMEMYQKRIPLMIMYEGWDAAGKGGNIKRVAQALDARAYTVFPSPAPTKPELLHPHLWRYWTRLPKAGHVGIYDRSWYGRVLVERVEGFASVSEWTRAYDEINEFERDLVRWGAILLKFWVDVSPEEQLRRFHDREEDPAKQWKITDEDWRNRDKYPQYKAAVEDIFRLTSTPFAPWIVLESDDKRYARVKALKIINDALEARLREN; this is encoded by the coding sequence ATGCTGGAGACCGTCGATTTCTCACTCGAACCGCTTTCGAAAGACGTCTACAAGGCGCGTCGCGACGAGCTGATGGAGCGGCTCGTGGTGCTGCAGCAGCGGGCGCGCGTGCAGGGCGTGGGGCTGGTCGTGCTGTTCGAGGGGTGGAACGGCGCCGGTAAGGGCAGCCGCATCTCCGACCTCATGTACCATCTCGACGCACGTGCCACCAGCGTGTACGTCACCGAGAACCTCGACGTGAAGGCCGCGCGCTCGTTCGCGGGCGGCGCGCACGGCGTGACGGGCTTCTACCCGGTGATGCAGGAGTTCTGGAAGGGACTCGGCCAGCGCGGCACCATCTCGTTCTTCGATCGCGGCTGGTACACCGCCGCCGTCCAGCACATGCTGTACACCGAGTTCGGCAAGCTCTCGCTCAAGTCGTCCAAGCGCAAGGACCAAAAGGCCGTCGCAGCCGCCATGGCCGAGGCGCGCGACGAGCGCCACATCGACGTGCTGCGCCGCTACCTCACCTCGGCGTCCGACTTCGAGCGCCAGCTGGCCGACGACGGCTACCTTGTGGTGAAGTTCTTCGTGCACGTCACGAAGGAGGCGCAGAAGAAGCGCCTCACGCGCCTGCACGACGACCCCGCTACGCGCTGGCGCGTGGGCGAGGACAAGCTGGCCACCATCGGCAACTACGAAGAGGCGTACCGGCTCTACGACAACCTGCTGAAGGGCAGCGACTTCTCGTTTGCGCCGTGGAACCTCGTGAACGGCGAGGACAAACGCCGCGCCAACATCCAGATCGCCGAGACGCTGGTCGATGCGCTCACGGGCGCGCTCGACGCCGCGCCCGATGCGGAAGCCGCCGCGGCCGCCGCCAAGGCGCAGGCCAACTCGGCGGGCGCCCTCGATGAAGCGCCGCTGTTCGGCCGTACTCCCGAAGAGGAGGCCCGCGTGCGCGAGGAGGCCGAGCGCGCCGCCGCCGACGCCGCCGCCCGCGCCCCGCGCGTATCGCGCTTCCGCCAAGTGGACGACCCGCCGCGTCTCGAGCGCATCGACCACGCGCTCGTGCTCGATCCCGGCGAGTACAAGGTGCAGCTCAAGGCGGAACAGGAGCGCCTCAACAAGCTGGAGATGGAGATGTACCAGAAGCGCATCCCCCTCATGATCATGTACGAGGGTTGGGACGCGGCGGGCAAGGGCGGCAACATCAAGCGCGTGGCCCAGGCGCTCGACGCCCGCGCCTACACCGTTTTCCCGAGCCCGGCCCCCACGAAGCCGGAGCTTTTGCACCCGCACCTGTGGCGCTACTGGACGCGCCTGCCCAAGGCGGGCCATGTGGGCATCTACGACCGCAGCTGGTACGGCCGCGTGCTCGTGGAGCGCGTCGAGGGCTTCGCTTCGGTGTCGGAATGGACGCGGGCGTATGACGAGATCAACGAGTTCGAGCGCGACCTGGTGCGCTGGGGCGCCATCCTGCTGAAGTTCTGGGTGGACGTCAGCCCCGAGGAGCAGCTGCGCCGCTTCCACGATCGCGAGGAGGATCCCGCGAAGCAGTGGAAGATCACCGACGAGGACTGGCGCAATCGCGACAAGTACCCCCAGTACAAAGCCGCCGTCGAAGATATCTTCCGCCTCACCAGCACGCCGTTCGCCCCTTGGATCGTCCTCGAGAGCGACGACAAGCGCTACGCGCGCGTCAAGGCGCTTAAAATTATCAACGATGCCCTGGAAGCGCGCTTGCGCGAAAACTGA
- the srtB gene encoding class B sortase: MPEYRQYPDPASSGRHAQQPRTPRGAAPQARAGAQPGAYRPATAQHAAYRPAQPNRLRSNGGGGNPYQQHPNYQQPGSGRPKKKGGPWRVVFWIALVVFVVALAALGAIGFSYWQGQQTYQSVAEEGFTPPDDIAATPLEEFTVDWDALKAINPDTVGWIYIPGTVVNYPIVQTTDDVKYLTHDFKGSEGWIATFGAIFLSAENASDFSDPNNIIYGHHLNDGSMFACLADFGDAAQFDEHRTVYILTPEGNYQLNTFALVHVAADDPLAQTQFADEAERVAYVQDKIDRSVVAASDIPEAADIAHTFALATCDNLPSDGRYVLYSYVAASTVGEGGDGVVDPDAAAAVDSAEQEIAS, encoded by the coding sequence ATGCCCGAGTATCGACAGTATCCCGATCCCGCTTCGAGCGGGCGACATGCGCAGCAGCCGCGCACGCCGAGGGGCGCCGCGCCGCAGGCGCGAGCGGGGGCGCAACCGGGCGCCTACCGTCCGGCAACCGCGCAGCATGCCGCCTACCGCCCCGCGCAGCCGAACCGTCTCCGATCGAACGGCGGCGGAGGCAACCCGTACCAACAGCATCCGAACTACCAGCAGCCCGGCTCCGGGCGCCCCAAGAAGAAGGGCGGCCCGTGGCGGGTCGTGTTCTGGATCGCGCTCGTGGTGTTCGTCGTGGCCCTGGCGGCGCTCGGCGCCATCGGCTTCAGCTATTGGCAGGGCCAGCAAACCTACCAAAGCGTCGCGGAAGAGGGCTTCACGCCCCCTGACGACATCGCGGCCACTCCGCTCGAGGAATTCACGGTGGACTGGGACGCGCTCAAGGCCATCAACCCCGACACGGTGGGCTGGATCTACATCCCCGGCACCGTGGTGAACTATCCCATCGTGCAGACTACCGACGACGTGAAGTACCTCACGCACGACTTCAAGGGCTCGGAAGGATGGATCGCCACGTTCGGCGCCATCTTCCTGTCGGCCGAGAACGCAAGCGATTTCTCCGATCCGAACAACATCATCTACGGGCACCACCTGAACGACGGTTCGATGTTCGCCTGCCTGGCCGACTTCGGCGATGCGGCGCAGTTCGACGAGCACCGCACGGTGTACATCCTCACGCCCGAGGGCAACTACCAGCTGAACACGTTCGCGCTCGTGCACGTGGCGGCCGACGATCCGTTGGCTCAGACGCAGTTCGCCGACGAGGCCGAACGCGTCGCCTACGTGCAGGACAAGATCGACCGCTCGGTGGTGGCCGCTTCCGACATTCCCGAGGCCGCCGACATCGCGCACACCTTCGCGCTGGCAACCTGCGACAACCTGCCCTCCGATGGGCGCTACGTGCTGTACTCCTACGTGGCGGCTAGCACGGTGGGCGAGGGCGGCGACGGGGTCGTGGACCCCGATGCCGCCGCAGCCGTGGATTCCGCGGAACAGGAGATCGCTTCATGA
- the purF gene encoding amidophosphoribosyltransferase, with translation MSTSILPGERPDRLEEECAVFGVFAPGEDVARMTCFGLQALQHRGQESAGIAVGDGETVMVAKDLGLVTQVFDEASLAALDGFVAVGHARYSTSGGAASWEAAQPHISAIDDVLIALAHNGTLINTNALRTRLIDEGVQFRSGTDSEVAAKAIGQVTQATHHLRNGIRRAMEDLSGAYAMVLASPDSLYAFRDPNGIRPLCIGALPDGRGWVVSSETCGLDIVGARYVRDVEPGEIVRFNRDGMYAEQGVPARASAACIFEYVYFARPDSVIDGQSVYQARRAMGRILAQEAPVEADLVLGVPDSGVPSAMGYAHESGIPYADGIVKNRYVGRTFIEPTQAMRQLGIRLKLNPLRSVIEGQRLVVIDDSIVRGNTSKKLVEMLRDAGAAEVHLRIVSPEVMWPCFYGIDTDTRDQLIAANMSLDEMNAWIGSDSLAFISLEGLRASVPDARRQGFCDACFTGDYPVAIPEAVAKKSFLTKRDFDETYGEGAAG, from the coding sequence ATGAGCACCTCCATCCTGCCGGGCGAGCGCCCCGACCGCCTCGAGGAGGAATGCGCCGTGTTCGGCGTGTTCGCTCCGGGCGAGGACGTGGCGCGCATGACGTGCTTCGGCCTGCAGGCGCTGCAGCACCGCGGGCAGGAGAGCGCGGGCATCGCCGTGGGCGACGGCGAGACCGTCATGGTGGCGAAGGACCTGGGCCTCGTGACCCAGGTGTTCGACGAGGCCAGCCTGGCCGCGCTCGACGGCTTCGTGGCGGTGGGCCACGCGCGCTACTCCACGAGCGGCGGCGCCGCGTCGTGGGAGGCCGCGCAGCCGCACATCTCGGCCATCGACGACGTGCTGATCGCGCTCGCGCACAACGGCACGCTCATCAACACGAACGCGCTGCGTACGCGCCTCATCGACGAGGGCGTGCAGTTCCGCTCGGGCACCGACAGCGAGGTGGCGGCGAAGGCGATCGGGCAGGTCACGCAAGCTACGCACCACCTGCGCAACGGCATCCGCCGCGCCATGGAGGACCTGTCGGGCGCCTACGCCATGGTGCTTGCCAGTCCCGACTCGCTCTACGCCTTCCGCGATCCGAACGGCATCCGTCCGCTGTGCATTGGCGCGCTGCCCGACGGCCGCGGCTGGGTGGTGTCGAGCGAGACGTGCGGCCTCGACATCGTGGGCGCACGGTACGTGCGCGACGTCGAGCCGGGCGAGATCGTACGCTTCAACCGCGACGGCATGTACGCCGAGCAGGGCGTTCCCGCCCGCGCATCGGCGGCGTGCATCTTCGAGTACGTGTACTTCGCGCGCCCTGACAGCGTGATCGACGGGCAGAGCGTGTACCAGGCCCGCCGCGCCATGGGCCGCATCCTGGCGCAGGAGGCGCCTGTGGAGGCCGACCTCGTGCTGGGCGTGCCCGACTCCGGCGTGCCGTCGGCCATGGGCTACGCGCACGAGAGCGGCATCCCCTACGCCGACGGCATCGTGAAGAACCGCTACGTGGGGCGCACGTTCATCGAGCCCACCCAGGCCATGCGCCAGCTGGGCATCCGCTTGAAGCTGAACCCGCTGCGCTCGGTGATCGAGGGGCAGCGTCTCGTGGTCATCGACGACAGCATCGTGCGCGGCAACACCTCCAAGAAGCTCGTGGAGATGCTGCGCGATGCGGGGGCGGCGGAGGTGCACCTGCGCATCGTGAGTCCCGAGGTGATGTGGCCGTGCTTCTACGGCATCGACACCGACACGCGCGACCAGCTGATCGCCGCGAACATGAGCCTCGACGAGATGAACGCATGGATCGGCTCGGACTCGCTGGCTTTCATCTCGCTCGAGGGCCTGCGCGCATCCGTTCCCGACGCGCGGCGCCAAGGGTTCTGCGACGCGTGCTTCACCGGCGACTATCCGGTGGCCATCCCCGAGGCGGTGGCGAAGAAGAGCTTTCTCACGAAGAGGGATTTCGACGAGACGTACGGCGAAGGCGCGGCGGGTTAG
- the purM gene encoding phosphoribosylformylglycinamidine cyclo-ligase, whose translation MTERITVSATQTDDGPHMPSWMDEDAVTYAQAGVDTAEGARAVEAIKGVVHDTYRPEVVGDIGGFGGLFSIAAAKNMDDPLLVSGTDGVGTKLKVAQLAGKHDTVGIDLVAMCANDILATGAEPLFFLDYVAIGKLKAENVAEIVAGIGEGCKQAGCALIGGEMAEHPGVMDPDDYDLSGFCVGVVDRTKMLDPAAVREGDVLIGLASSGLHSNGYSLARKVCVEGKTHYELRIEREELGGASLQDALLEPTRIYVKPVRAVLAACEGAVHALAHITGGGISENLDRALPKTCAAEVDLGTWPVPAIASFVCDAAHLDEAEALKTFNMGLGMVLIVDAARADEVEAALTEAGEATYRVGRIVAGEGEVRYTGDGALYGYGADAEA comes from the coding sequence ATGACTGAGAGAATTACCGTAAGCGCGACGCAGACCGACGACGGCCCGCACATGCCCAGCTGGATGGACGAGGATGCGGTGACCTACGCGCAGGCGGGCGTGGACACGGCCGAGGGCGCGCGCGCCGTCGAGGCCATCAAGGGCGTCGTGCACGACACGTACCGACCCGAGGTGGTGGGAGACATCGGCGGCTTCGGCGGTCTGTTCTCCATCGCGGCGGCCAAGAACATGGACGACCCGCTGCTGGTCAGCGGCACCGACGGCGTGGGCACGAAGCTCAAGGTGGCCCAGCTGGCCGGCAAGCACGACACGGTGGGCATCGACCTCGTCGCCATGTGCGCGAACGACATCCTCGCCACGGGCGCCGAGCCGCTGTTCTTCCTCGACTACGTGGCCATCGGCAAGCTTAAGGCCGAGAACGTGGCCGAGATCGTGGCGGGCATCGGCGAGGGCTGCAAGCAGGCCGGGTGCGCGCTCATCGGCGGCGAGATGGCCGAGCACCCCGGCGTCATGGACCCGGACGACTACGACCTGTCCGGCTTCTGCGTGGGCGTGGTGGATCGCACGAAGATGCTCGATCCGGCGGCCGTCCGCGAGGGCGACGTGCTGATCGGCCTCGCGTCGAGCGGCCTGCATTCCAACGGCTACTCGCTGGCGCGCAAGGTGTGCGTCGAGGGCAAGACCCACTACGAGCTGCGCATAGAGCGCGAGGAACTGGGAGGCGCGAGCCTTCAGGATGCGCTTTTGGAGCCCACGCGCATCTACGTGAAGCCGGTGCGCGCCGTGCTCGCAGCCTGCGAGGGCGCCGTGCACGCGCTCGCGCACATCACGGGCGGCGGCATCTCCGAGAACCTCGACCGCGCGCTGCCGAAGACCTGCGCCGCCGAGGTCGACTTGGGCACGTGGCCGGTGCCCGCCATCGCGTCGTTCGTGTGCGACGCGGCGCACCTCGACGAGGCCGAGGCGCTCAAGACGTTCAACATGGGCCTCGGCATGGTGCTCATCGTGGACGCCGCGCGCGCCGACGAGGTGGAGGCCGCGCTGACGGAGGCCGGCGAGGCCACGTACCGCGTGGGCCGCATCGTGGCGGGCGAGGGCGAGGTGCGCTACACGGGCGACGGCGCGCTGTACGGGTACGGCGCCGACGCGGAGGCGTAG
- the purN gene encoding phosphoribosylglycinamide formyltransferase has protein sequence MTGPLKIGVLLSGSGTNLQAIIDAAADGLPVEIVHVVSSRPDAYGIERAHRAGIPVTVLNRDVYADPIEADKRIVETLRFADAAYVVMAGYMRKVTPVLLDAFPDRVLNLHPALLPSFKGAHAIQDAFDAGVKVTGITVHFANEDYDKGPIVAQRAVEVREDDALDDLEARIHEVEHVLYPEVLRLIAEGRVTVGEDRKVHIN, from the coding sequence ATGACCGGACCGCTTAAGATCGGCGTGCTGCTGAGCGGCAGCGGCACGAATTTGCAGGCCATCATCGACGCGGCGGCCGACGGGCTGCCGGTGGAGATCGTGCACGTGGTGTCGTCGCGCCCCGACGCGTACGGCATCGAGCGCGCGCATCGGGCGGGCATCCCGGTGACGGTGCTCAACCGCGACGTGTACGCCGACCCGATCGAGGCCGACAAGCGCATCGTCGAGACGCTGCGCTTCGCCGATGCGGCCTACGTGGTGATGGCGGGCTACATGCGCAAGGTGACGCCGGTGCTGCTCGACGCGTTCCCCGACCGCGTGCTGAACTTGCACCCGGCGCTGCTTCCCTCGTTCAAGGGCGCGCACGCCATCCAGGACGCTTTCGACGCGGGCGTGAAGGTGACGGGCATCACCGTTCACTTCGCGAACGAGGACTACGACAAGGGTCCCATCGTGGCGCAGCGCGCCGTGGAGGTGCGCGAGGACGACGCCCTCGACGACCTCGAGGCCCGCATCCACGAGGTCGAGCACGTCCTGTACCCCGAAGTGTTGCGCCTGATAGCCGAAGGCCGCGTAACCGTAGGCGAAGACCGCAAGGTGCATATTAACTAG
- a CDS encoding XdhC family protein: MNKEVLQTIIAALREGRTPVLRVEDFPCFSPEATEGNSHVDPSYLDVIAARLTTDDVPTFERALRAMEEGDLAWLGFKIVYDADEAPRNIDNEVTKKYGDEGSADGEPLVFFCNDAKEVVAARPYSPRDLFQMKDVTRGPSMHNEQFEGLTWASVPLFDQVRVWLLGASDAASEVAALADHVGFAVTVVDYDPAYVSEARFPRAKRIVLEGGNFDALDELDAAPEDYVCVLTRGHMFDPEGCVWAARHHVHYVGMMGCAGKNDRVHELVLAAGAAEEDWERVKRPIGLKFGAKTPAELAIAIVAELVDVRYRQRYSADARERHEQSLGR, translated from the coding sequence ATGAACAAGGAAGTCCTTCAAACCATCATCGCCGCCCTCCGCGAAGGCCGCACGCCCGTCCTGCGCGTCGAGGACTTCCCCTGCTTCTCGCCCGAGGCCACCGAGGGCAACAGCCACGTCGACCCGTCCTACCTCGACGTGATCGCGGCACGCCTCACGACCGACGACGTCCCCACGTTCGAGCGCGCCCTGCGCGCCATGGAGGAAGGCGACCTCGCCTGGCTTGGCTTCAAGATCGTCTACGATGCGGACGAGGCCCCGCGCAACATCGACAACGAAGTGACGAAGAAGTACGGCGACGAGGGCTCGGCCGACGGCGAGCCGCTCGTGTTCTTCTGCAACGACGCGAAGGAAGTCGTCGCCGCGCGCCCGTATTCGCCGCGCGATCTGTTCCAGATGAAGGACGTCACGCGCGGCCCCTCGATGCACAACGAGCAGTTCGAGGGCCTCACCTGGGCGAGCGTGCCGCTGTTCGACCAGGTGCGCGTCTGGCTGCTCGGCGCGTCCGACGCCGCGAGCGAGGTGGCGGCGCTCGCCGACCACGTGGGCTTCGCGGTGACGGTGGTCGACTACGATCCGGCGTACGTGAGCGAGGCGCGCTTCCCCCGCGCCAAGCGCATCGTGCTCGAGGGCGGCAACTTCGACGCGCTCGACGAGCTCGACGCTGCGCCCGAAGACTACGTGTGCGTGCTCACGCGCGGCCACATGTTCGATCCCGAAGGTTGCGTGTGGGCCGCGAGGCACCACGTGCACTACGTCGGCATGATGGGGTGCGCGGGCAAGAACGACCGCGTGCACGAGCTGGTGCTGGCTGCCGGCGCTGCCGAGGAGGACTGGGAGCGCGTCAAGCGGCCGATCGGCCTCAAGTTCGGGGCGAAGACGCCTGCGGAGCTGGCCATCGCCATCGTCGCCGAGCTCGTGGACGTGCGCTACCGCCAGCGCTACAGCGCCGATGCGCGCGAGCGCCACGAGCAGAGCCTCGGTCGCTAG
- a CDS encoding cysteine hydrolase family protein: MQMGAYDALIVVDVQTALVEAHPSDEERFIASVAALIEACRCNGVPVVYVLHDGGAGDELERGTDGWRAYSAVAPQGGEPCVSKRFNSAFRRTGLHEMLQSFGAKRIVMCGMQTEFCFDVSVKVAFELGYDVTVPREAVTTFDGEFASGAALTAYFEDRIWDGRFAQVKDTDSVVEELAAR, encoded by the coding sequence ATGCAGATGGGAGCATACGACGCGCTGATCGTTGTCGACGTGCAGACCGCGCTCGTCGAGGCGCACCCTTCCGACGAGGAGCGCTTCATCGCCTCGGTGGCCGCGCTGATCGAGGCGTGCCGCTGCAACGGCGTGCCCGTGGTGTACGTGCTGCACGACGGGGGAGCGGGCGACGAGCTCGAGCGCGGCACGGACGGCTGGCGGGCGTATTCTGCCGTTGCGCCGCAGGGCGGCGAGCCCTGCGTCAGCAAGCGCTTCAACAGCGCGTTTCGCCGCACGGGGCTCCACGAGATGCTGCAATCCTTCGGTGCGAAGCGCATCGTCATGTGCGGCATGCAGACCGAGTTCTGCTTCGACGTGTCCGTCAAGGTGGCCTTCGAGCTGGGCTACGACGTGACCGTGCCGCGCGAGGCCGTCACCACCTTCGACGGCGAGTTCGCCTCCGGAGCCGCGCTCACCGCCTATTTCGAGGACCGCATCTGGGACGGCCGCTTCGCCCAGGTGAAAGACACGGATTCCGTCGTCGAGGAGCTCGCCGCTCGCTGA
- the purH gene encoding bifunctional phosphoribosylaminoimidazolecarboxamide formyltransferase/IMP cyclohydrolase, with the protein MSNPKVKRVLVSVTDKSGVADFARALVDEFGAEIISTGGTARALKDAGVPVTPIDDVTQFPEMMDGRVKTLHPRVHGGLLAKRDNEAHMAQAAEHGIEMIDMVVVNLYAFEKTVESGADFGTCIENIDIGGPSMLRSAAKNFESVAVVTRPESYDAILAEMRANDGATLRDTRAKLALDVFETTAAYDGAIAAWMGAQLEGEGDVKFPADRTVRLTKVQDLRYGENPHQSAAFYRRDDYADAPHSLAHAKQHQGKELSYNNYLDLDAAWTAVREFDEPACVIVKHLTPCGVCQNDDLVEAYQRAHACDPVSAYGGVMAFNRPVTSDVVVAIFDNKQFVEAIIAPEFAGDALDMYSAKKNARLLSTGGVNPAGGEVEYRSVEGGLLCQDSDAVAEDPATFTVPTKRQPTDEELAELLFAWKVCKSIKSNAISITKGHATIGVGGGQPNRVNSARIAVEQAGEEAKGAVAASDAFFPFRDGLDALAEAGVTAIIEPGGSIRDEEVIAAADEHGIALVFTGHRHFRH; encoded by the coding sequence ATGAGCAATCCTAAGGTCAAGCGCGTGCTCGTGTCCGTCACGGACAAGAGCGGCGTTGCGGACTTCGCCCGCGCGCTCGTCGACGAGTTCGGGGCGGAAATCATCTCGACGGGCGGCACCGCCCGCGCGCTCAAGGACGCCGGCGTGCCGGTCACGCCCATCGACGACGTGACGCAGTTCCCCGAGATGATGGACGGCCGCGTGAAGACGCTGCACCCGCGCGTGCACGGCGGGCTTCTGGCCAAGCGCGACAACGAGGCCCACATGGCCCAGGCGGCCGAGCACGGCATCGAGATGATCGACATGGTGGTGGTGAACCTCTACGCCTTCGAGAAGACGGTCGAGAGCGGCGCCGACTTCGGCACCTGCATCGAGAACATCGACATCGGCGGCCCGTCCATGCTGCGCTCCGCGGCCAAGAACTTCGAGAGCGTGGCCGTGGTCACGCGCCCGGAAAGCTACGACGCCATCCTGGCCGAGATGCGCGCCAACGACGGCGCCACCCTGCGCGACACGCGCGCCAAGCTGGCGCTCGACGTGTTCGAGACCACGGCGGCCTACGACGGTGCCATCGCCGCGTGGATGGGCGCCCAGCTTGAGGGCGAGGGCGACGTGAAGTTCCCGGCCGACCGCACGGTGCGCCTCACGAAGGTGCAGGACCTGCGCTACGGCGAGAACCCGCACCAGAGCGCCGCGTTCTACCGTCGCGACGACTACGCCGACGCGCCGCACAGCCTGGCCCACGCCAAGCAGCACCAGGGCAAGGAGCTGTCCTACAACAACTACCTCGACCTCGACGCGGCCTGGACGGCCGTGCGCGAGTTCGACGAGCCGGCCTGCGTCATCGTCAAGCACCTCACGCCCTGCGGCGTGTGCCAGAACGACGACCTCGTCGAGGCCTACCAGCGCGCGCACGCGTGCGACCCGGTGAGCGCTTACGGCGGCGTCATGGCGTTCAACCGTCCTGTCACCTCCGACGTCGTGGTTGCCATCTTCGACAACAAGCAGTTCGTCGAGGCCATCATCGCTCCCGAGTTCGCGGGCGACGCGCTCGACATGTACAGCGCGAAGAAGAACGCGCGCCTCCTGTCCACGGGCGGCGTGAACCCGGCCGGCGGGGAAGTGGAGTACCGCTCCGTCGAAGGCGGCCTCTTGTGCCAGGACTCCGACGCCGTGGCCGAGGATCCCGCGACGTTCACGGTGCCGACGAAGCGCCAGCCCACCGACGAGGAGCTCGCCGAGCTTTTGTTCGCGTGGAAGGTGTGCAAGTCCATCAAGTCCAACGCCATCTCCATCACGAAGGGCCATGCGACCATCGGCGTGGGCGGCGGCCAGCCGAACCGCGTGAACTCCGCCCGCATCGCCGTCGAGCAGGCGGGCGAGGAAGCCAAGGGCGCTGTGGCGGCCTCCGACGCGTTCTTCCCGTTCCGCGACGGCCTCGACGCGCTGGCCGAAGCCGGCGTCACCGCCATCATCGAGCCGGGCGGCTCCATCCGCGACGAGGAAGTCATCGCCGCCGCCGACGAGCACGGCATCGCGCTCGTCTTCACCGGCCATCGCCACTTCCGCCACTAG